A window of the Brachybacterium sacelli genome harbors these coding sequences:
- a CDS encoding SseB family protein gives MTEGPGRPQDAEGAGGVTGAEAEGRAGGVSGETGADLASGADAAGSADAAGSADAAGSADEMHRPEGTDRSARVEQAHRALPAHFREKSPLTDTAGVPWAGRDYTVSPFPGDDGSAPPELARALSAHRGGEDPHRQALVAALAAGRVLVPIMAVATGTDTTAHGVTGDNGADMAMVSITAPDGSTVLPIFTSVAQLAAWRTDARPVPVVAPQAAQAAVQEACTALLVDAATAEDEGGPILLPRSVLWALAQGREWIPPHLDLELVGVLSRLAEATDQVAELAARAGERSEIDLHLRLAPGLTKGQVRAVVDEVSARLGAEPLVAERISSLRLVLGS, from the coding sequence GTGACCGAGGGGCCTGGGCGCCCGCAGGACGCCGAGGGGGCCGGCGGGGTGACCGGGGCCGAGGCGGAAGGCAGGGCCGGTGGAGTCAGCGGAGAGACCGGGGCCGACCTCGCAAGCGGGGCCGACGCAGCGGGCAGCGCCGACGCAGCGGGCAGCGCCGACGCAGCGGGCAGCGCCGACGAGATGCACCGGCCAGAGGGCACTGACCGCTCCGCGCGCGTCGAGCAGGCGCATCGCGCGCTGCCCGCCCACTTCCGCGAGAAGTCCCCGCTGACCGACACCGCCGGCGTGCCCTGGGCAGGGCGGGACTACACCGTCAGTCCCTTCCCGGGCGATGACGGTTCCGCGCCACCCGAGCTGGCTCGGGCGCTGAGCGCTCACCGCGGTGGCGAGGACCCGCACCGTCAGGCCCTGGTGGCGGCCCTCGCCGCCGGCCGGGTGCTGGTGCCGATCATGGCGGTCGCCACCGGGACCGACACCACGGCGCACGGGGTGACCGGCGACAACGGGGCCGACATGGCGATGGTCTCGATCACCGCGCCAGACGGGTCGACGGTGCTGCCGATCTTCACCTCCGTCGCGCAGCTGGCAGCGTGGCGCACCGACGCCCGTCCGGTGCCCGTGGTGGCGCCCCAGGCGGCGCAGGCGGCCGTGCAGGAAGCGTGCACCGCTCTGCTGGTCGACGCCGCGACCGCAGAGGACGAGGGTGGCCCGATCCTGCTGCCCCGCTCGGTGCTGTGGGCGCTGGCGCAGGGGCGGGAGTGGATCCCGCCCCATCTCGACCTCGAGCTCGTCGGGGTGCTGAGCCGCCTGGCCGAAGCGACGGACCAGGTGGCGGAGCTCGCCGCCCGGGCGGGGGAGCGCAGCGAGATCGACCTCCACCTGCGGCTGGCCCCGGGACTCACCAAGGGCCAGGTCCGCGCGGTGGTCGACGAGGTCTCCGCGCGCCTCGGCGCCGAACCGCTGGTCGCCGAACGCATCAGCTCGCTGCGACTCGTCCTGGGGTCCTGA
- a CDS encoding histidinol-phosphate transaminase — MPETSAPTTAPVALPVPRDGIVGAAPYGAPQLQVEHALNVNENPYGPSAELAAAIGSAAAEAAAGLNRYPDREVLALRADLGDYLAAESGVPAPAPEAVWAANGSNEVMHQLLLAYGGPGRTALGFAPHYSMYPEYARDTYTGWEIAARGPAPEFTLTAQAVTEAIAAHRPNIVVLTSPNNPTGTALTLDVVEAAASALAGTGGLLVVDEAYGEFRRDGVPSALTLLETHPNLVVTRTMSKAFALAGARLGYLVAHPAIVDTVRVVRLPYHLSAVTQAVARTALAHREELLGKVALLRTERDALAEHLAGRGHAVAPSDANFILFRTFADRDAVFEDLLERSVLVRAVGPDGWLRVSVGTPENNAAFRSALEEADPR, encoded by the coding sequence ATGCCTGAGACCTCTGCTCCGACCACGGCCCCTGTCGCGCTGCCCGTGCCGCGCGACGGCATCGTGGGCGCCGCTCCCTATGGCGCCCCGCAGCTCCAGGTCGAGCATGCGCTCAACGTCAACGAGAACCCCTACGGGCCCTCTGCGGAACTGGCCGCGGCGATCGGCAGCGCCGCCGCCGAGGCGGCCGCCGGCCTGAACCGCTATCCGGACCGCGAGGTGCTCGCACTGCGCGCCGACCTCGGCGACTATCTCGCCGCCGAGTCCGGCGTCCCCGCTCCTGCCCCCGAGGCGGTGTGGGCCGCCAACGGGTCCAACGAGGTCATGCACCAGCTGCTGCTGGCCTACGGAGGGCCCGGACGCACCGCGCTGGGGTTCGCCCCCCACTACTCCATGTACCCCGAGTACGCGCGCGACACCTACACCGGGTGGGAGATCGCCGCACGGGGCCCGGCCCCCGAGTTCACGCTGACCGCGCAGGCCGTCACCGAGGCGATCGCCGCGCACCGGCCGAACATCGTGGTGCTGACCAGCCCGAACAACCCCACCGGCACCGCGCTCACGCTCGACGTGGTCGAGGCCGCTGCGAGCGCCCTGGCCGGGACCGGTGGCCTGCTCGTGGTCGACGAGGCCTACGGCGAGTTCCGCCGCGACGGCGTGCCCAGCGCGCTGACCCTCCTGGAGACCCACCCGAATCTCGTGGTCACCCGCACCATGTCCAAGGCCTTCGCCCTCGCCGGGGCGCGCCTGGGATATCTGGTGGCCCACCCTGCGATCGTCGACACCGTGCGGGTGGTGCGCCTGCCGTACCACCTCTCGGCCGTCACCCAGGCCGTCGCCCGCACCGCTCTCGCCCACCGGGAGGAGCTGCTGGGGAAGGTCGCGCTGCTGCGGACCGAGCGCGACGCCCTGGCCGAGCACCTGGCCGGGCGCGGCCACGCCGTCGCGCCGTCCGACGCGAACTTCATCCTGTTCCGCACGTTCGCGGACCGTGACGCCGTGTTCGAGGATCTCCTCGAGCGCAGCGTGCTCGTCCGGGCCGTCGGCCCGGACGGATGGCTCCGCGTGTCCGTCGGCACGCCCGAGAACAACGCCGCATTCCGCTCCGCCCTCGAGGAGGCCGACCCCCGATGA
- the hisH gene encoding imidazole glycerol phosphate synthase subunit HisH, translating into MSAEATAPRVVVLDHGSGNVRSVVRALEAAGAEVELTADRKSALAADGLVVPGVGAFASTCEQVLAVGGDRLIERRLAGGLPVLGICVGLQILFDAGTEHGVRSAGLGQWPGEITRLEASVVPHMGWNTVEAPTETRLFAGIEEERFYFVHSYAARTWEMEPIGSLPAPLVTWAEHDGDRFIAAVENAALTATQFHPEKSGEAGAALLSNWLRTLPRRGTAAGAAEGLEEPVR; encoded by the coding sequence GTGAGCGCGGAGGCCACCGCCCCGCGCGTCGTCGTCCTGGACCACGGATCAGGCAACGTCCGCTCCGTGGTGCGCGCCCTCGAGGCCGCCGGGGCCGAGGTCGAACTCACCGCGGACCGGAAGTCGGCGCTGGCCGCCGACGGTCTCGTGGTCCCCGGCGTCGGGGCGTTCGCTTCCACCTGCGAACAGGTCCTCGCCGTCGGCGGGGACCGCCTCATCGAGCGCCGCCTGGCCGGCGGGCTGCCCGTTCTCGGGATCTGCGTCGGCCTGCAGATCCTGTTCGACGCGGGCACCGAGCACGGCGTGCGCAGCGCGGGACTGGGCCAGTGGCCCGGCGAGATCACCCGGCTCGAGGCGTCCGTCGTGCCCCACATGGGCTGGAACACCGTCGAGGCGCCGACGGAGACACGGCTGTTCGCGGGCATCGAGGAGGAGCGCTTCTACTTCGTCCACTCCTACGCCGCCCGCACCTGGGAGATGGAGCCGATCGGCTCCCTGCCCGCGCCGCTGGTGACCTGGGCCGAGCACGACGGCGACCGCTTCATCGCGGCCGTCGAGAACGCCGCGCTGACCGCGACCCAGTTCCACCCCGAGAAGTCCGGTGAGGCCGGGGCGGCGCTGCTGTCCAACTGGCTGCGCACCCTCCCGCGCCGCGGCACCGCGGCGGGAGCGGCGGAGGGCCTCGAGGAGCCGGTGCGATGA
- the priA gene encoding bifunctional 1-(5-phosphoribosyl)-5-((5-phosphoribosylamino)methylideneamino)imidazole-4-carboxamide isomerase/phosphoribosylanthranilate isomerase PriA: MTAPVLELLPAVDVQSGQAVRLVQGEAGSETAYGAPLDAAVTFQEGGANWLHLVDLDAAFGRGSNAGLLAEVVAAVDMNVELSGGIRDDESLTAALATGCRRVNLGTAALENPEWTAEIIAEHGDRIAVGLDVRGSTLAARGWTREGGDLWETLERLDEAGCQRYVVTDVTKDGTLRGPNVDLLREVCSRTDAAVVASGGISSLEDLRALRELVPEGVEGAIVGKALYARAFTMGEALDVAGRP, encoded by the coding sequence ATGACCGCTCCCGTGCTCGAGCTGCTCCCCGCCGTCGACGTGCAGTCCGGCCAGGCCGTCCGCCTGGTGCAGGGTGAGGCGGGCTCCGAGACCGCCTACGGCGCACCTCTGGACGCCGCCGTCACCTTCCAGGAGGGCGGGGCGAACTGGCTCCACCTCGTCGACCTCGACGCGGCCTTCGGACGCGGATCCAATGCCGGCCTGCTGGCCGAGGTCGTCGCCGCCGTCGACATGAACGTCGAGCTCTCCGGCGGCATCCGCGACGACGAGTCCCTCACGGCCGCACTGGCCACCGGGTGCCGTCGGGTCAACCTCGGCACCGCTGCGCTGGAGAACCCCGAGTGGACCGCGGAGATCATCGCCGAGCACGGAGACCGGATCGCCGTCGGCCTCGACGTGCGCGGATCCACCCTGGCCGCCCGAGGCTGGACCCGCGAGGGCGGCGACCTCTGGGAGACCCTGGAGCGCCTCGACGAGGCCGGCTGCCAGCGCTACGTGGTCACCGACGTCACCAAGGACGGCACGCTGCGCGGCCCCAACGTCGACCTGCTGCGCGAAGTGTGCTCGCGCACCGACGCCGCGGTCGTCGCCTCCGGCGGCATCTCCTCGCTCGAGGATCTGCGCGCCCTGCGCGAGCTGGTTCCCGAAGGCGTCGAGGGTGCGATAGTCGGCAAGGCCCTGTACGCCCGGGCCTTCACGATGGGCGAGGCGTTGGACGTCGCGGGGCGGCCGTGA
- a CDS encoding DUF1844 domain-containing protein → MNVTHDHDITGQAEDSAEALRDISEVAAVEIITSACVHLMSAAAVKVGLAEDEETGQYQDLAEARKLITSLAGLVTAAAPEIGNEHARSLRDGLRSLQLAFAEALPFPDAPGEAPGEKYTGRVS, encoded by the coding sequence ATGAACGTCACGCACGACCACGACATCACAGGCCAGGCCGAGGACTCCGCCGAGGCGCTGCGCGACATCTCCGAGGTCGCGGCGGTCGAGATCATCACCTCGGCCTGCGTGCACCTGATGAGCGCCGCCGCGGTGAAGGTCGGTCTGGCCGAGGACGAGGAGACCGGTCAGTACCAGGACCTCGCCGAGGCGCGGAAGCTGATCACCTCGCTGGCCGGTCTGGTGACCGCCGCCGCTCCCGAGATCGGCAACGAGCACGCTCGTTCGCTGCGCGACGGACTGCGCTCCTTGCAGCTCGCCTTCGCCGAGGCGCTCCCCTTCCCGGACGCCCCGGGAGAGGCCCCCGGAGAGAAGTACACCGGCCGCGTCTCCTGA
- the hisB gene encoding imidazoleglycerol-phosphate dehydratase HisB, which produces MTAADPTAVPVRPSRRASIARTTRESSVEVTVDVDGTGQVDVSTSVPFFDHMLTALGTHARFDLTVRASGDTEIDAHHTVEDTAIVLGQALREALGDKKGIARFGDALVPLDESLAQAVVDLSGRPYCVHTGESEAQALHLIGGHFTGSLTRHVFESLAHHAAICLHIRLIDGRDPHHVVEAQFKALARALRAACAYDDRVLDVPSTKGAL; this is translated from the coding sequence ATGACCGCTGCCGATCCCACCGCCGTCCCCGTGCGACCGTCGCGTCGGGCGAGCATCGCCCGCACCACCCGTGAGTCCTCCGTCGAGGTCACCGTCGATGTCGACGGCACCGGCCAGGTGGACGTCTCGACCTCCGTGCCGTTCTTCGACCACATGCTCACGGCCCTGGGGACCCACGCCCGCTTCGACCTGACCGTGAGGGCGAGTGGTGACACCGAGATCGACGCCCACCACACCGTCGAGGACACCGCGATCGTGCTCGGCCAGGCGCTGCGGGAGGCGCTCGGCGACAAGAAGGGCATCGCTCGCTTCGGCGACGCCCTAGTGCCGCTGGACGAGTCGCTGGCCCAGGCCGTCGTGGACCTCTCCGGGCGCCCCTACTGCGTGCACACCGGTGAGAGCGAGGCGCAGGCCCTGCACCTCATCGGCGGTCACTTCACCGGCTCGCTGACCCGTCACGTCTTCGAGTCCCTCGCCCACCATGCCGCGATCTGCCTGCACATCCGGCTGATCGACGGGCGCGATCCCCACCACGTCGTCGAGGCCCAGTTCAAGGCGCTCGCCCGCGCGCTGCGCGCCGCCTGCGCCTACGACGACCGGGTGCTGGACGTGCCCTCCACGAAGGGAGCGCTGTGA